From the genome of Rhodohalobacter sp. SW132, one region includes:
- a CDS encoding DUF1648 domain-containing protein has product MQLFRLTNTTLFISYWVFMIVTYPTLPDQIPMHFGANGEATRFSETSIFSWFLVPIIISIILLPILYLIRNTQTLPIDSPWFNFPFKEHILELEKDQQEKFQSLVSRYTGLLLHTAFFWMIILFLAVAMYNYIYATTEYSIPLFPFLMVHLLLMGVHVGWIVVRFKKRVGLKLTGIDGNSLEG; this is encoded by the coding sequence ATGCAACTATTTCGTCTAACTAACACCACTCTCTTTATTAGTTATTGGGTGTTTATGATCGTCACCTACCCTACTTTACCTGATCAGATCCCCATGCACTTTGGGGCAAACGGAGAGGCTACCCGTTTTTCCGAAACGTCCATATTCAGCTGGTTTCTGGTACCGATAATTATTTCCATTATTTTGCTTCCCATCCTATATCTCATCAGAAATACTCAAACCTTACCGATCGATTCACCCTGGTTCAATTTCCCTTTTAAAGAGCACATTTTAGAACTCGAAAAGGATCAACAAGAAAAATTTCAATCCCTTGTAAGCAGATATACAGGCCTGCTACTACATACCGCGTTTTTCTGGATGATTATTTTGTTTTTAGCTGTCGCGATGTATAACTACATATACGCAACCACTGAATATTCTATTCCTTTATTTCCTTTTTTGATGGTACACTTGCTATTGATGGGCGTGCACGTAGGGTGGATAGTTGTTCGATTTAAGAAAAGAGTTGGATTGAAGCTAACCGGGATTGATGGGAATTCTTTGGAGGGGTAG
- a CDS encoding HTTM domain-containing protein, producing MFHYKKWISRLNQPVHAGSLAAFRILFGLVMLWEVYRYFDRGWIERYWVDPVFNFKYEWFEWVHPLSADGMTLLFYLLGILSVTITIGLFYRVSATLFFLIFTYTFLLEQARYLNHFYLVILISFLMAILPAHRGYSVDAWLFPKLRKAVVPFWTVCLMQFQIGIVYFFGGIAKLNADWITGSPMDAWLPRRSDFPGVGEYFAVPEVVFFISYSGLLLDLLALPLLLYRKTRPYMAAALVMFHLTNDRLFTIGIFPWFMIAALTIFLPPSWPRNLRNYLTRKSLNQKLFLTAIGLAGAFVGIWFHEGYSTLPFLTAFMITIVLVWDFHKNPAVTKDLFKEPVAGKVGSLVVAGLSIWILIQLLVPMRHVVIPGNPSWTEEGHRFAWHMKLRSKSCNEQFYVKHRDTGEKVAIQGMPFLENWQRRKVSARPQLVIQYASFLSEVNQGQPVYADIECSLNGASHRQLVDPDVDLTGVEFRDWKKNDWILR from the coding sequence ATGTTTCACTATAAAAAATGGATTTCGCGGCTAAATCAACCGGTTCACGCCGGCAGCCTGGCAGCATTCCGAATTTTGTTCGGCCTTGTAATGCTTTGGGAGGTTTACAGATATTTCGACAGGGGCTGGATTGAACGCTATTGGGTAGATCCCGTTTTCAATTTTAAGTATGAGTGGTTTGAATGGGTCCATCCCCTATCTGCCGATGGGATGACGTTGCTGTTTTACCTGCTTGGTATTCTTTCAGTTACCATAACCATCGGTCTCTTTTACAGAGTCAGCGCAACGCTGTTTTTCCTGATTTTCACCTACACATTTCTCCTGGAACAGGCCCGCTATCTCAACCACTTTTATCTCGTTATCCTCATCAGTTTTCTGATGGCAATATTACCAGCTCATCGCGGATATTCAGTTGACGCCTGGCTTTTCCCGAAACTTCGAAAAGCAGTTGTTCCGTTCTGGACGGTTTGTCTGATGCAGTTTCAGATTGGAATCGTCTACTTTTTTGGAGGAATTGCCAAACTGAATGCTGACTGGATCACCGGATCGCCCATGGACGCCTGGCTTCCACGAAGATCCGATTTCCCCGGAGTGGGTGAGTATTTTGCAGTACCGGAGGTTGTATTCTTTATAAGTTATTCCGGTCTGCTGCTTGATCTTTTAGCACTGCCGCTTCTGCTCTACCGCAAAACACGACCCTATATGGCTGCCGCTCTCGTGATGTTTCATCTCACCAATGATCGGCTATTTACCATCGGCATTTTTCCGTGGTTCATGATTGCGGCCTTAACCATCTTTCTACCGCCCTCCTGGCCCCGTAACCTCAGAAACTATCTTACGCGGAAGTCTCTCAATCAAAAACTATTTCTCACGGCTATCGGCCTTGCGGGAGCTTTTGTAGGCATATGGTTTCATGAGGGATATAGCACTCTTCCATTCCTTACTGCTTTTATGATTACAATCGTGCTGGTTTGGGATTTTCATAAAAATCCGGCAGTGACAAAAGATTTGTTCAAAGAGCCTGTCGCTGGAAAAGTGGGTTCACTCGTTGTGGCCGGACTCTCTATTTGGATCTTGATTCAGCTTCTGGTGCCGATGCGCCATGTGGTTATACCCGGCAATCCGAGCTGGACCGAAGAAGGGCATCGGTTTGCCTGGCACATGAAACTGCGAAGTAAATCGTGCAATGAACAATTTTATGTTAAACATCGCGATACAGGCGAGAAAGTTGCCATACAAGGTATGCCGTTTCTTGAAAACTGGCAGCGGCGAAAGGTTTCAGCACGTCCCCAGTTGGTGATTCAATACGCTTCATTTCTCAGTGAAGTCAATCAAGGTCAGCCGGTGTATGCGGATATTGAGTGTTCACTGAATGGCGCATCCCACAGGCAGCTGGTTGATCCTGATGTGGATTTAACCGGGGTTGAATTCAGGGATTGGAAGAAGAATGACTGGATTTTAAGGTAG
- a CDS encoding heavy metal translocating P-type ATPase, with protein MAQNHSHGPSEITLTIVCAVSLSLGAISDYTQLLPDSFSIYFYIISYISGGYYGTKDTLKQLARFKIDIHFLMISAAIGAAVLGQWIEGAILLFLFSLSGALEHYALDKSRTAIHSLLQLRPSQALRINPDESEETVPIEELKIGDKVIVKPGEHIPIDGKIIKGETTVDQSAITGESVPVSKSANDTVFAATLNENGVIELKVTKRPEDTTVSKIIELVEKAQKNRAKTQRFLDSFEPRYAVSIVLFVIGLIFIPWLIFGHEFDPTFYRAMTVLVVASPCALIISTPASIISAIANGAKKGVLFKGGAYVEQTVEIDTIAFDKTGTLTEGKPAVTDLWAWNDIDSNLSNRPSDTQTMLAIAAGCEIHSEHHLASAIVDKAAEMEIVPQKTEQMQAVPGKGVTAQLEGSFVSVGNLKMYEDVIPKWDSQFRSKAETLRNEGKTVVFVVRDDSPIGLIALADQLRPAAAQTIKELRELGIKKMVMLTGDNRGVAESIGAQLGLDEIHADLLPEQKVDVIEKLKAVGTVAMIGDGVNDAPALAISHLGIAMGAAGTDVALETADIVLMGDDLTKLPYLISLSRKSKKVVWQNILFSMAIILMLLLGVFLIDLPLTLGVIGHEGSTLLVVLNGLRLLWN; from the coding sequence ATGGCTCAAAATCATTCCCACGGCCCTTCCGAGATTACGCTTACTATAGTCTGTGCCGTCTCCCTTTCGCTGGGCGCCATTTCCGATTACACGCAGCTTCTGCCGGATTCGTTCTCGATCTATTTTTATATCATCTCCTATATCAGCGGCGGATATTACGGGACGAAGGATACACTAAAGCAGCTTGCCCGCTTTAAAATTGATATCCATTTTTTGATGATCAGCGCCGCCATCGGAGCCGCGGTTCTGGGTCAGTGGATTGAAGGTGCCATTCTGCTGTTTCTCTTTTCGCTCAGTGGTGCCCTCGAACATTATGCGCTGGACAAAAGCCGGACAGCCATTCACTCGCTTCTGCAGCTTCGCCCCTCGCAGGCACTCCGTATCAATCCGGATGAGAGCGAGGAGACCGTACCTATTGAAGAGCTGAAAATCGGGGACAAAGTTATCGTTAAACCGGGCGAGCACATTCCGATTGACGGAAAAATCATCAAAGGAGAAACCACGGTCGATCAATCCGCCATCACAGGTGAGAGCGTCCCTGTTTCAAAATCTGCGAATGACACCGTTTTTGCAGCCACGCTGAACGAAAACGGTGTGATTGAGCTGAAAGTGACCAAACGGCCGGAGGATACGACGGTTTCCAAGATCATAGAACTGGTGGAAAAAGCGCAGAAAAACCGGGCCAAAACCCAGCGCTTCCTCGACTCATTTGAACCCAGGTATGCCGTGAGCATTGTGCTGTTTGTGATCGGTTTGATATTCATCCCCTGGCTGATTTTCGGGCACGAATTCGATCCCACATTCTACCGGGCCATGACCGTGCTCGTGGTGGCCTCGCCCTGCGCGCTGATCATCAGCACTCCAGCATCTATTATCTCTGCAATTGCGAACGGTGCAAAAAAAGGCGTGCTTTTCAAAGGCGGTGCCTATGTGGAGCAGACCGTGGAAATCGACACCATCGCTTTCGATAAAACCGGAACGTTAACCGAAGGCAAGCCTGCAGTTACCGACCTCTGGGCCTGGAATGATATAGATTCAAATCTATCGAACCGCCCATCCGACACCCAAACCATGCTGGCAATTGCGGCCGGCTGTGAAATTCACTCCGAACATCACCTCGCGTCTGCCATCGTTGATAAAGCAGCCGAAATGGAAATTGTGCCACAAAAAACAGAGCAGATGCAGGCCGTTCCGGGGAAAGGCGTAACGGCTCAGCTCGAAGGCTCCTTCGTTTCAGTAGGAAACCTGAAGATGTATGAGGATGTAATTCCGAAATGGGATTCTCAGTTTCGAAGCAAAGCAGAAACTCTTCGAAATGAAGGCAAAACGGTGGTTTTTGTGGTGCGTGATGATAGCCCGATCGGACTCATCGCCCTGGCTGATCAACTTCGTCCGGCTGCCGCTCAAACCATCAAAGAGCTGCGGGAGCTCGGCATCAAAAAAATGGTGATGCTCACCGGCGACAATCGCGGCGTTGCTGAGTCGATCGGGGCACAGCTCGGCCTGGATGAAATTCATGCTGATCTGCTGCCTGAACAGAAGGTAGATGTCATCGAAAAACTAAAAGCTGTCGGAACGGTTGCTATGATCGGGGACGGTGTGAACGACGCTCCCGCGCTTGCGATAAGTCATCTCGGCATTGCCATGGGCGCCGCGGGAACCGACGTTGCTCTCGAAACAGCCGATATAGTACTGATGGGAGACGATCTCACCAAACTCCCCTACCTGATTTCTCTCTCCCGAAAATCAAAAAAAGTAGTCTGGCAGAATATCCTGTTCAGTATGGCAATCATCCTGATGCTGCTCCTTGGCGTATTCCTGATCGACCTGCCGCTTACGCTCGGCGTGATTGGCCACGAGGGCAGCACGCTGCTTGTGGTTCTGAATGGCCTGCGGCTGTTGTGGAACTGA
- a CDS encoding FecR family protein, whose translation MADLKNIPDNDPDLKLARQYGKVLTGEQEIQDIQDPMFRMLVQARDAANESEADIPLGSADSSWQQIERNINGDSETDRAVIRPISSAKRWYWAAAAVVLIAFGSLFLLRHAVDPAPQLLAESGSAISVVELADGSSVTLRPNSRLYEVTSTDHLQSYSLNGEALFEVESNQDRTFSVEAGPGRVVVTGTRFNLSDRDERSTIHLLEGSVIFETADMTRSISLNAGEGAAIRSDYTLDEPFTFEPEEITGWTESRLIFRDRPVAEIVSELEFHYNITIRVDDESEQIALGGSVALETPEQSLQDLGTVLGGEFIQVDDQTYQFRPLP comes from the coding sequence ATGGCTGATTTAAAAAACATACCGGACAATGACCCTGATCTGAAACTTGCCAGGCAGTACGGAAAGGTACTGACCGGTGAGCAAGAAATTCAGGATATCCAAGATCCGATGTTCAGAATGCTGGTTCAGGCAAGAGATGCAGCGAATGAGTCTGAGGCGGACATTCCTTTGGGTTCAGCGGATAGCTCCTGGCAACAGATTGAGAGAAATATCAACGGGGATAGTGAAACAGATCGGGCTGTCATCCGGCCAATTTCTTCAGCGAAGAGATGGTATTGGGCTGCCGCTGCTGTTGTTTTGATCGCCTTCGGATCTCTGTTTTTGCTCCGTCATGCGGTAGATCCGGCGCCTCAACTCTTAGCTGAATCGGGCTCAGCGATTTCTGTTGTTGAACTGGCCGACGGGAGCAGCGTGACCCTTCGTCCAAATTCAAGGCTTTATGAAGTTACTTCAACGGATCATCTGCAGAGCTACTCACTGAACGGAGAAGCACTTTTTGAGGTAGAATCTAATCAAGACAGAACATTTTCTGTTGAAGCAGGCCCCGGCCGGGTAGTGGTTACAGGCACAAGGTTCAATCTATCCGACCGTGATGAACGGTCAACCATTCACCTGCTGGAAGGCTCGGTGATTTTTGAAACGGCTGACATGACAAGGTCCATAAGCCTGAATGCCGGAGAAGGGGCCGCCATCCGTTCCGATTATACTCTTGACGAACCGTTCACGTTTGAGCCTGAAGAGATCACAGGATGGACTGAAAGCAGGCTTATATTCCGCGACAGGCCGGTGGCAGAAATTGTGTCTGAACTGGAGTTTCACTACAATATTACCATTCGTGTTGATGATGAATCAGAACAAATTGCTCTCGGCGGATCTGTTGCTCTTGAAACCCCGGAGCAATCTCTGCAGGATCTCGGCACGGTTCTTGGTGGTGAGTTTATTCAAGTTGATGATCAAACCTATCAATTCAGACCGCTACCGTAA
- a CDS encoding type II toxin-antitoxin system RelE/ParE family toxin produces MHRAHQLPGYSQKALKKVIWTPTARESLRETTNFIGEIWDEHVIDEFLNQLDFRIEQIISNPELAPPFNNSEFRQLYIHKSVSLFYRNYSNYIKILLVWDNRQNPAQLQKKINNANSP; encoded by the coding sequence TTGCATCGAGCACACCAACTCCCGGGATATTCTCAAAAGGCATTGAAGAAAGTAATTTGGACGCCAACAGCAAGAGAATCTTTACGGGAGACCACGAATTTCATCGGAGAAATTTGGGATGAACATGTGATCGATGAATTTCTGAATCAATTAGATTTTCGAATTGAACAAATAATAAGCAATCCAGAACTGGCTCCACCTTTCAACAATAGTGAGTTTCGTCAACTGTATATTCATAAATCTGTCTCACTGTTTTATAGAAACTATTCTAACTACATTAAAATCCTTCTGGTTTGGGATAACCGACAAAATCCGGCGCAACTACAGAAGAAAATAAATAATGCAAACAGTCCCTGA
- a CDS encoding DUF5666 domain-containing protein → MKYRLIVTLIIVGAQILLQACSVDGYDQTDSSLSTEESLITGQIVGESISENQSGLLSSFSEAFAITTPSGLTDGPSAIVTGSFRNIENYTYSFDPETGDHSATFTKQSISEGISTQTDYSLNYRFLDSDGETLEFPNNQNEEIEAVDFRAVRNGEIETSSKRSIYTRTDRLFIDGISESADILSIDGYHSGEGLFTQIRMDGTQLEREYILDLNYLNIQINKPVVLRNRNFRSGVNGAFSYENTIRQTNNGSDGQETKIVNGTVELNGDGTALLKFREQFDTFRLRLANGEVFDEDEFEGRVTKVDIEDQIFTIANGQRIQINEQTEIDVEDFRTLEEVALAVENGVRVTAEGDYVHPDENVNLWIATEVEFELESNEFEGLVASVNLTENTFTLVNGDQFTLTDQSEIEFEDDLSSLQEVAEAVEAGMPVEAEGDFYIDIETGNRIVKEVEFEFDFDEFDEHIISVNIEENTFTLEDGKVVQITENTLIDDDGDFFTLEEVAEALDDGEEVGAEGEFYYDPLTGFWIAIEVEFFD, encoded by the coding sequence ATGAAATACAGATTAATAGTAACTCTGATCATCGTTGGCGCACAAATCCTGTTGCAGGCTTGTTCGGTAGATGGATATGATCAAACTGATAGCTCACTATCAACAGAAGAATCGCTCATTACGGGGCAGATTGTCGGAGAATCTATTTCAGAAAACCAGAGTGGCCTTCTTTCAAGTTTTTCGGAAGCTTTTGCCATTACCACTCCATCCGGACTTACCGACGGTCCCTCCGCCATTGTAACCGGAAGTTTCAGGAATATTGAAAACTATACGTACAGTTTTGACCCTGAGACAGGAGATCATTCCGCAACGTTTACAAAGCAATCAATATCTGAGGGTATCAGCACACAAACCGATTATTCATTGAACTACAGATTTCTTGATTCTGACGGTGAGACTCTTGAATTCCCGAATAATCAGAATGAAGAAATTGAAGCCGTTGATTTCAGGGCAGTACGCAATGGTGAAATAGAAACTTCATCCAAGCGATCTATCTACACCCGGACCGACAGGCTGTTTATCGACGGAATTTCCGAGTCTGCAGATATTTTATCCATTGACGGATATCACTCCGGAGAGGGACTTTTTACACAAATTCGAATGGATGGAACTCAGCTTGAACGGGAATATATTCTCGACCTCAATTATCTCAATATCCAAATCAACAAACCTGTTGTACTCAGAAACCGCAATTTTCGAAGCGGTGTGAATGGGGCTTTTAGTTATGAAAATACGATCCGTCAAACGAATAACGGAAGTGATGGGCAGGAAACCAAGATTGTGAACGGAACTGTAGAATTGAACGGCGATGGAACAGCGCTGCTGAAATTCCGGGAGCAGTTCGACACCTTCAGACTCAGGCTTGCAAACGGCGAGGTTTTTGATGAGGATGAGTTTGAGGGCAGAGTCACTAAAGTAGATATTGAAGATCAAATTTTTACCATTGCCAACGGACAAAGAATTCAAATCAATGAACAAACGGAGATCGATGTTGAAGATTTTCGTACTCTTGAAGAAGTCGCTCTCGCGGTTGAAAACGGCGTACGGGTGACAGCGGAGGGTGATTATGTTCATCCGGATGAAAATGTGAATCTCTGGATTGCTACTGAAGTTGAGTTTGAACTGGAATCGAATGAATTTGAAGGTCTCGTAGCCTCAGTGAATCTTACCGAAAACACATTTACACTGGTAAATGGTGACCAATTTACTTTGACGGACCAGAGTGAGATAGAGTTTGAAGATGATCTGAGTTCACTTCAGGAAGTTGCTGAAGCTGTTGAGGCAGGTATGCCGGTTGAAGCGGAAGGTGATTTTTATATTGATATTGAAACCGGTAACCGCATCGTGAAGGAAGTGGAATTTGAATTCGACTTCGATGAATTTGACGAGCATATCATCTCAGTAAACATTGAAGAAAATACTTTCACTCTCGAAGATGGAAAGGTTGTTCAAATTACAGAAAACACCTTGATTGACGACGATGGAGATTTCTTTACACTCGAAGAAGTGGCAGAAGCCCTGGATGACGGGGAGGAAGTGGGAGCAGAAGGTGAGTTTTATTATGACCCTTTAACCGGCTTCTGGATTGCGATTGAGGTGGAATTTTTTGATTAA
- a CDS encoding TonB-dependent receptor has translation MQKFFLSSYRILRKAFLPGAFLVLLIPGQLLANFSFNDTQLREVIRQIESETDFYFLYREAQIADIRITLQTGEEEILDELEQILLEYNIDLKADFERGQVLLIRSQPEPQPQQPQTQTKTVYVSGQVVDASSGERLPFATVRWNEVENLKGVASNASGQFSLRSRTMGSNMNLTVSYIGYRERDVQIDLTSSNRIADITVRLEPETIRSNEIIVAGFTGSNPSDTLLTGMIDAGRFSPLGESNTIRALQAHPSVSKGTALNNGLNVRGSTPDGFLVILDGMSIFNQSHLFGLLDSFNSDAIQSSGYYFGITPANIDTPTGGTLNLITRTGSLNEFRSSIGISNTAINGTLEGPIGERSSWLLSARTSYMDQLTWFNNSNLVQWGLDIDRPRRVASDEPDFTDLVLQPGDASAEFLDLHAKLYHETSNAGRFILSGYFGGDRTSQQAGRRTRSAGSEGEFTFQQVETSNLWGNALFSIKYERELFNSIYSSTTAGFSSYETEFEKGDFVYSRISFESGNESVSIFTYPFRNRSSMNELKINQDVEFKGRSASVILGGTWRYYRGEYSESSFDRPAFFTETNAHLADLYLQTEWNPINQLQLNAGIRSYYYSSGDRFLFAPRLQARFSPVSSVAFFGGYSVNHQFLHRISLENATTADVWILSTDEQPPASSEQFSAGIEFIPDPSVYLKVEAYLKTYEDLRIHELNTQTLENTFLGAPWFTQNNGDAKGVEMILRNRFSRFSLTQSYTLSRMVFSNPELLDGEEFFAEWDRTHTYSAVLETAFSDQLKMYLSWVMMSGAPNSLASFGNDTEERLDAYYRLDSTIEYHHQFQNTSSLEVSFSVFNLLNRDNVWYRNYAFSFDETRSIPRLRPLPVDVLDLGFQPSFSVKYTF, from the coding sequence GTGCAGAAATTTTTTTTATCCTCATATCGAATTTTAAGAAAAGCATTCCTACCGGGTGCTTTTCTTGTTTTACTGATTCCCGGTCAATTACTGGCTAATTTCTCTTTCAATGACACTCAGCTCAGGGAAGTCATTCGTCAAATTGAATCCGAAACGGACTTTTATTTCCTCTACAGGGAAGCACAAATTGCTGATATCAGAATTACCCTGCAAACGGGTGAAGAGGAAATATTGGACGAACTGGAGCAGATTCTTCTGGAGTATAATATTGACTTAAAGGCGGATTTTGAACGCGGCCAGGTTTTACTCATTCGTTCGCAGCCAGAACCTCAACCTCAACAGCCACAGACGCAAACGAAAACGGTATACGTATCAGGTCAGGTTGTAGATGCTTCCTCGGGCGAACGTCTGCCTTTTGCAACGGTTAGATGGAATGAAGTCGAGAATCTGAAAGGGGTTGCCTCAAATGCATCCGGCCAATTTTCTCTTCGAAGCAGAACGATGGGTTCAAACATGAACCTGACAGTCAGTTATATCGGATATAGAGAACGGGATGTTCAGATAGATCTTACTTCATCGAACCGGATTGCTGATATCACCGTGCGTCTTGAACCGGAGACCATACGAAGCAATGAAATCATCGTGGCGGGATTCACCGGCTCCAATCCATCCGATACTCTGCTCACCGGAATGATCGACGCCGGAAGGTTTAGTCCTCTCGGGGAGTCAAATACCATACGGGCACTGCAGGCGCATCCATCTGTATCGAAAGGTACCGCTCTGAACAACGGACTAAATGTAAGGGGAAGCACTCCAGACGGATTTCTGGTGATTCTCGACGGGATGAGCATCTTTAACCAAAGTCACCTGTTTGGACTACTCGATAGTTTTAATTCGGATGCGATACAGTCATCCGGTTACTACTTTGGAATTACTCCGGCCAATATCGACACCCCGACCGGCGGCACGCTCAACCTGATTACCCGAACCGGTTCACTTAATGAGTTCCGAAGCAGTATTGGTATCAGCAATACTGCTATAAATGGTACACTTGAAGGGCCTATCGGAGAACGCAGCAGCTGGCTGCTATCTGCCAGAACTTCCTATATGGATCAGTTGACCTGGTTCAACAACTCCAACCTGGTTCAGTGGGGCCTTGATATTGATCGTCCGAGGCGGGTTGCGTCCGATGAGCCCGATTTTACCGACCTGGTGCTGCAGCCTGGTGATGCAAGTGCAGAGTTTTTGGATCTGCATGCAAAATTGTACCACGAAACGTCAAATGCCGGACGATTCATTCTGAGCGGATATTTTGGCGGAGACCGAACATCACAACAAGCCGGCCGAAGAACAAGATCGGCAGGCAGCGAAGGGGAGTTTACATTTCAGCAGGTAGAGACCTCAAATTTGTGGGGAAATGCACTATTCAGTATCAAATACGAACGGGAGCTGTTCAATTCAATTTACAGCTCAACCACTGCGGGGTTCAGCTCCTATGAAACAGAGTTCGAAAAGGGTGATTTTGTTTACAGCAGGATATCGTTCGAATCGGGCAACGAATCAGTTTCTATCTTTACCTATCCGTTCAGAAATCGCAGTTCGATGAATGAACTGAAGATAAATCAGGATGTTGAATTTAAAGGCAGGAGTGCATCCGTAATTCTCGGTGGTACCTGGCGATATTACCGGGGAGAGTACAGTGAATCTTCATTCGACCGGCCTGCCTTCTTTACCGAAACCAACGCACATCTTGCGGATCTCTATCTTCAAACCGAGTGGAATCCAATTAACCAGCTGCAACTGAATGCAGGAATTCGCAGCTATTATTATAGTTCGGGTGATCGGTTTTTATTTGCACCGCGCTTGCAGGCTCGATTTTCACCGGTTTCATCAGTGGCCTTTTTTGGCGGATACTCTGTAAACCATCAATTTTTACACCGGATTTCTCTCGAAAATGCGACTACAGCTGACGTCTGGATTCTCTCCACGGATGAGCAGCCTCCCGCTTCATCGGAGCAGTTTTCTGCAGGAATTGAGTTTATTCCTGATCCGTCCGTATATCTGAAAGTAGAAGCTTACCTGAAAACGTACGAAGACCTCAGAATTCACGAACTGAATACCCAAACCCTTGAAAATACTTTTCTGGGAGCACCCTGGTTTACTCAAAATAATGGTGATGCGAAGGGAGTTGAGATGATTCTGCGCAATCGGTTTAGTCGTTTTTCACTAACGCAAAGTTATACCTTGTCGCGAATGGTCTTCAGCAATCCTGAACTGTTGGATGGAGAAGAGTTTTTTGCCGAGTGGGACAGAACTCACACATACAGCGCAGTGCTCGAAACCGCGTTCAGCGATCAACTAAAAATGTACTTGTCTTGGGTGATGATGAGTGGAGCTCCAAATTCCCTGGCTTCATTCGGAAATGATACAGAAGAGCGTCTCGATGCCTACTACCGCCTCGATTCAACGATTGAGTATCATCATCAGTTTCAGAATACATCGAGTCTTGAGGTCAGTTTCTCAGTCTTCAATCTCCTAAACCGTGATAACGTCTGGTACCGGAATTACGCGTTCAGTTTTGATGAGACCCGTTCCATTCCCCGCCTTCGTCCCCTCCCGGTGGATGTTCTGGACCTCGGATTTCAGCCATCCTTTAGCGTGAAGTATACTTTTTGA
- a CDS encoding sigma-70 family RNA polymerase sigma factor codes for MEFLLLFFALSKSSSLDDVQLSISIKNGDQKAFRAFFDKHYPALYRFMRSRGMSHDEAEDLVQKAFVMIWDKRSGIDETKSLRAYLFQIAYSRMLNHVDYHSKFKDDDPPEEDISVKNPETDTDYAELVAHIKRIIASMPEKRGMVFEFCFMKQFTYKETAETMDVSVKTVENHMALAFKDMRTALVDVYGKELSDRFLK; via the coding sequence TTGGAATTTTTACTGCTTTTCTTTGCCCTGTCAAAAAGCTCCTCACTGGATGATGTACAGCTATCAATCAGCATCAAAAACGGTGATCAAAAAGCGTTCAGGGCATTTTTTGATAAACACTACCCGGCTCTTTATCGGTTTATGCGAAGCCGGGGAATGAGCCATGATGAGGCTGAAGACCTGGTGCAGAAAGCGTTTGTGATGATATGGGATAAACGTTCCGGAATTGACGAGACCAAATCGCTCCGTGCTTATCTTTTTCAGATTGCATACTCCCGCATGCTCAATCATGTTGATTATCATTCTAAATTTAAAGACGATGATCCTCCGGAAGAAGATATAAGTGTGAAGAATCCAGAGACGGATACCGATTATGCAGAACTGGTAGCTCATATAAAAAGAATTATTGCTTCCATGCCTGAAAAAAGAGGCATGGTGTTTGAGTTCTGTTTTATGAAACAGTTTACCTACAAGGAGACCGCAGAAACTATGGATGTGAGTGTTAAAACTGTTGAAAATCACATGGCTCTTGCATTTAAGGACATGCGGACAGCCTTGGTTGATGTATACGGTAAAGAATTATCGGACCGTTTTTTAAAATAA